The following proteins are co-located in the Acinetobacter sp. NCu2D-2 genome:
- a CDS encoding septation protein IspZ, giving the protein MKALLDFVPLIIFFYLYKTVDPKDTQHPLLQLIGSAGGVDNNNILVATTGLIISMLVVYGALFVMQKFRLDKQQWIVLFMTVIFGGITLMLSDDFYIRLKAVLLNLVFAGVFLLSPWFSKDKKPLIQRLFGPVFNLTSKGWMKLNIAWAIMFAVMSFLHCFFAYIWMDGKYWGEFTAFGDMIVMFSFIIVQFIVLRKYFKTSE; this is encoded by the coding sequence ATGAAAGCACTTTTAGACTTTGTGCCACTCATTATTTTCTTTTATTTATATAAAACTGTAGATCCAAAAGATACTCAACATCCTCTTCTACAATTGATCGGTTCTGCGGGTGGAGTCGATAACAATAATATTCTTGTGGCGACGACAGGTCTGATTATTTCAATGTTAGTGGTGTATGGCGCACTCTTTGTCATGCAAAAATTCCGTCTTGATAAACAACAGTGGATTGTATTGTTTATGACGGTGATTTTTGGTGGTATCACCCTGATGTTATCTGATGATTTTTACATCCGTCTGAAAGCAGTTTTGCTCAATTTGGTCTTTGCGGGTGTATTCTTACTCTCTCCATGGTTTAGTAAAGATAAGAAACCGCTGATTCAGCGTTTGTTTGGTCCAGTGTTTAATCTAACCAGTAAAGGTTGGATGAAATTAAACATCGCGTGGGCAATTATGTTCGCCGTAATGTCATTTTTACACTGCTTCTTTGCTTACATTTGGATGGATGGAAAATATTGGGGTGAATTCACCGCATTCGGTGACATGATCGTCATGTTTTCATTTATCATTGTTCAGTTTATTGTATTGCGTAAATACTTTAAAACATCTGAATAA
- a CDS encoding YciI family protein, translating to MPLFVVSCTDQEGTVEKRLATRPQHLARLEQLDAEGRLIVAGAMPKDPSNPQAGFYGSTIIVDFDSREALDAWLAEEPFLKEGVYSHIDVKPFNKAFPKG from the coding sequence ATGCCATTATTTGTCGTTAGCTGCACTGATCAAGAAGGTACAGTTGAAAAACGTCTTGCCACTCGTCCTCAACATTTAGCACGTTTAGAACAGCTCGATGCAGAAGGTCGTTTAATTGTTGCGGGTGCAATGCCAAAAGACCCAAGTAATCCGCAAGCTGGCTTTTATGGCAGTACGATTATTGTTGACTTTGACAGTCGTGAAGCACTTGATGCTTGGCTTGCTGAAGAACCTTTCTTAAAAGAAGGTGTTTATTCACATATTGACGTGAAACCATTTAATAAAGCATTCCCTAAAGGATAA